One Psychrosphaera aestuarii DNA window includes the following coding sequences:
- a CDS encoding HlyD family efflux transporter periplasmic adaptor subunit has translation MTLFRQQAVAHKHKQIWGEVVISRSVKNNTIFLLFALLFGCAIVFLFIGQYSQKETVMGLLEPASGVIEARSPKSGILHSVFVQEGEYVHKGTPLFKINSETFLTSGISNNQIRLAQLNRRRDILVDLKNAKHIEIVENKEALSYRLNVINSQQALLTEESQILDQELALAAQERSQQLALGKHSLTSKSLQNRAEEKWLAVKRKVADNKIKSLNLLSNLSNLKDSHRIQTTNLENYLKELDIKLISLDHDITSLRSNHTTIVTAPADGLVSSLSLEVGMPINSNEYLVSIIPEHQPLVAKLFIPTRAIGFIEDGKPVIIKLDAFPYQKYGPVKGSISSISKNIMHGQRSHNVLSFSEPVYKSLAQLDNQFITINGKPIDLQAGMIFSADIVVSQRTIAEWLFAPILGAIG, from the coding sequence ATGACTTTGTTTCGGCAGCAGGCAGTTGCACACAAACATAAACAAATTTGGGGGGAGGTAGTAATATCACGTAGTGTAAAAAACAACACTATATTCTTATTATTTGCTCTCTTGTTTGGCTGTGCAATTGTATTTTTGTTTATTGGTCAATACAGTCAAAAAGAGACTGTCATGGGGTTACTCGAGCCAGCATCTGGTGTCATAGAAGCTCGGTCTCCAAAAAGCGGAATTCTACATTCAGTTTTCGTTCAAGAAGGTGAATATGTCCATAAAGGTACCCCTTTATTCAAAATAAACTCAGAAACCTTTTTAACATCTGGTATTAGCAATAACCAGATTCGACTTGCGCAGTTAAATCGACGTAGGGACATATTAGTCGACTTGAAAAATGCTAAACACATTGAAATCGTTGAAAATAAAGAAGCTTTGAGCTACAGACTCAATGTCATTAATAGCCAACAAGCCTTATTAACAGAAGAGTCACAAATTCTAGATCAAGAACTGGCTCTGGCAGCACAAGAACGATCACAGCAACTCGCCTTAGGCAAACATTCACTTACATCAAAATCATTACAAAATAGAGCCGAAGAAAAGTGGCTTGCTGTCAAAAGAAAAGTTGCTGATAACAAGATAAAATCTCTGAACCTATTAAGTAACTTATCCAACTTAAAAGACTCCCATCGCATTCAAACAACTAACTTAGAAAATTACTTAAAAGAATTAGATATTAAACTCATAAGCCTTGATCATGACATTACTAGTTTGCGATCAAACCATACTACGATCGTGACGGCACCAGCAGATGGTTTAGTCTCTAGTCTTAGCCTTGAAGTAGGCATGCCTATAAATAGCAATGAATACCTCGTCAGCATTATTCCAGAGCACCAGCCATTGGTAGCAAAATTATTTATTCCCACTAGAGCGATAGGGTTCATTGAAGACGGAAAACCGGTAATCATAAAACTCGATGCGTTTCCGTATCAAAAATACGGTCCTGTTAAAGGATCCATTAGCTCAATTTCAAAAAACATCATGCACGGTCAACGCAGCCACAATGTTTTGAGCTTTTCTGAGCCTGTTTATAAATCTCTTGCCCAATTAGATAATCAATTTATAACCATTAATGGTAAGCCGATTGACCTACAAGCAGGCATGATTTTTTCAGCTGATATCGTCGTATCGCAAAGAACAATAGCCGAGTGGTTATTTGCCCCAATTCTGGGGGCGATCGGTTAA
- a CDS encoding DUF1285 domain-containing protein — MDLQKLTQQLDDLSQSPPFEKWNPPFCGDIDMEIKKDGRWFYMGSPIGRIKLVKLFASVLLKENNEYFLKTPAEKIRIQVEDAPFVVTEWEVKNTNEGDAILVTTNIGQQVVLGELHPLINETGDGENAEPKLYVELNRGLRARVHRNVFYQWVSDQDSPVYEQKGQLFLRSGEQNFLLG, encoded by the coding sequence ATGGACTTACAAAAACTCACTCAACAACTTGATGATCTTAGTCAATCCCCTCCCTTTGAAAAGTGGAACCCACCATTTTGCGGTGATATCGACATGGAAATTAAAAAAGATGGACGTTGGTTTTATATGGGATCGCCCATCGGTCGCATTAAATTGGTGAAGTTGTTTGCATCTGTATTGTTAAAGGAAAACAACGAGTACTTTTTAAAAACGCCCGCTGAAAAAATTCGAATACAAGTGGAAGATGCGCCTTTTGTTGTTACTGAATGGGAAGTAAAAAACACAAATGAAGGCGATGCCATATTGGTGACTACCAACATTGGACAGCAAGTTGTACTTGGTGAACTACACCCATTGATTAATGAAACAGGCGATGGTGAAAACGCCGAACCTAAACTCTATGTTGAGCTAAATAGAGGCTTAAGAGCAAGAGTTCATAGAAACGTTTTTTATCAGTGGGTATCGGATCAGGACAGTCCAGTTTATGAACAAAAAGGACAGTTGTTTTTACGCAGTGGAGAGCAAAATTTTCTACTCGGATAG
- a CDS encoding DUF3630 family protein, with the protein MTKFTYSLTTNDETNITQLSISPEPDWDDFKEFAAQFVADVGADVRAEDYGMDRHQVDYELNGERFLLHYEHYSQSVWIERQ; encoded by the coding sequence GTGACTAAATTTACCTACTCATTAACAACGAACGATGAGACTAACATTACCCAACTTAGCATTTCACCAGAGCCTGACTGGGATGATTTTAAAGAATTTGCCGCTCAGTTCGTTGCCGATGTTGGCGCTGATGTGCGTGCTGAAGACTATGGAATGGATAGACATCAAGTGGATTACGAACTTAATGGTGAGCGCTTTTTACTTCACTATGAGCATTACTCGCAGTCGGTTTGGATTGAACGGCAGTAA
- the speE gene encoding polyamine aminopropyltransferase, translated as MNDEWCNEINNGAAIGLKTKRKLASKQSDFQLVEIFETEEFGNLMMLDGCTMVSSRENFLYHEMMSHPAMFSHPNPKNVVIIGGGDCGTLREVLRHKGVESVHQIDIDKVVTDMAEEFFPELCESNNDPRAHIMFDDGIKYMAEAADDSIDVIIVDSTDPVGPGEGLFNHAFYKNCLRALRSDGIFVQQSESPLLHLPLLLDMRQAMLDVGFSSLQHVNFPQMIYPSGWWSGTLAKKSGEFDGFRQDDAKALAESSALQYYNEDMHVASQALPNFVKRAFSSQK; from the coding sequence ATGAACGACGAATGGTGCAACGAAATTAATAATGGCGCCGCGATCGGCTTAAAAACCAAACGTAAATTAGCCAGCAAACAATCTGACTTTCAGCTCGTTGAAATTTTTGAAACGGAAGAATTTGGCAATCTAATGATGTTAGATGGCTGTACTATGGTATCTAGCCGCGAAAACTTTCTTTATCATGAAATGATGAGTCACCCGGCCATGTTCTCGCATCCAAATCCAAAAAACGTTGTGATTATTGGTGGCGGCGATTGCGGTACTTTACGTGAAGTATTGCGCCATAAAGGGGTAGAGTCTGTTCATCAAATCGACATTGATAAAGTGGTTACTGACATGGCCGAAGAGTTCTTTCCTGAGCTCTGCGAGTCTAATAATGACCCTCGTGCACACATCATGTTTGACGACGGCATTAAATACATGGCCGAAGCTGCTGACGATTCAATTGACGTAATCATTGTAGATAGCACCGATCCTGTTGGCCCTGGCGAAGGTTTGTTTAATCACGCCTTTTACAAAAACTGTTTACGTGCGTTGCGCTCAGACGGTATTTTTGTTCAACAAAGTGAGTCACCACTATTGCACTTACCGCTACTATTAGACATGCGCCAAGCTATGTTAGATGTCGGCTTTAGTTCACTACAACACGTGAACTTTCCGCAGATGATTTACCCTTCAGGCTGGTGGAGTGGCACATTAGCTAAAAAGTCTGGTGAGTTTGACGGCTTCCGACAAGATGATGCAAAAGCATTGGCTGAAAGCTCGGCATTACAATATTACAACGAAGATATGCATGTTGCCTCACAAGCACTACCAAACTTTGTGAAACGCGCATTCTCTTCTCAAAAGTAA